Below is a genomic region from Thermostichus vulcanus str. 'Rupite'.
AGATTATCTGCAACGATCAAGGGGAAGAAAAACCCGGCCAAGCCAAGTTTCAACTCTACGAACGACGGCTGCGGATCCCGTATTACGTCACCTTCGAGTTAGAGACTGCTGAGCTGAACGTTTATCAACTCCAGGGGGGACACTATGAGCTACTGGCCAACTCAGGCGCTGGAGAACAGGCCCCGATCCTACTGCCGGATTTAGACTTGTGTGTCGGTCGATGGTGGGGATCCTATGAGGGCCGAGAACGTTTTTGGGTGCGCTGGTACGATAGGGCAGGGCAATTGTTGCCCACCGGGGCAGAACTGGAACGGCAACGGGCAGACCTAGAACGGCAACGGGCAGAACTGGAACGGCAACGGGCAGATCTAGAACGCGCCCGAGCCGAGCGCCTAGCCCAACGGCTGCGAGAACTGGGAGAAGACCCCGAATGTTGATCCACTTTTCCAGGGATCCTTAAGGAACCTCTTCCTACCCCTACATTGGGATCTGGGTCTTCCAACAACAAGGCACTTTGACACTCCCCCGGTTAGAAACCGGGGGATTCTCCCTTCTAGCCCCTTGCAACCTCAGACTGCAAGGTATTCATGGAGTTCAGGGGATTGCCAACTACCCCATCCCCTGAGCCGACCCTACCTATTACGGGCAGGGCTTCTTTTAGACTCAAAGGACACGAAAACCCGTCCCACTGGGCAATG
It encodes:
- a CDS encoding Uma2 family endonuclease, giving the protein MTVSSYRWPTQHDLPDTDDTPLDNEDQGRQYPLLRDPLLLHWSERQDFFVACNMGLYYALPRQVIVPDLFLVVGVPRWRDGSARKSYVVWDEGNILPALVLEIICNDQGEEKPGQAKFQLYERRLRIPYYVTFELETAELNVYQLQGGHYELLANSGAGEQAPILLPDLDLCVGRWWGSYEGRERFWVRWYDRAGQLLPTGAELERQRADLERQRAELERQRADLERARAERLAQRLRELGEDPEC